The window TACTGTATTTAGATTGGTCATGAGAATTATGTGTCGActtgttattattatttaaatttggaGAATCTAGTAACTTTATACCTTAAATGTTCAAATTGAATTAAATCTTCAACTAAAATAGTGATTAGATTGTTGTAGTCATTTCCTTAGTTTATTCACTTGAGCCACTTACTTTGATTTGCAGGAGAGCTCTTGAAGCTCTTTCAAATTCATGCTTTCCTTATATCTACATTTCACTATCTTATTTTTTTAGTATATCTACATTTCATAATCATCTTATTTGGTTGCTATTTACTGTTAAGTTAAATCCTTATATAGATGCTCAATAtatcatcatatcatatgttttattaTCTTCAAATTTGTATCAGGTCCTTGGTACTCGGTCTCGATACATCAGAGGACTTAGAAGTGGACCGAAGCCAGTTAGGTCCACTTTTTCAGATGTCACCTCCTCATCCAGATCAACTAACGCTACATTACGTGAAAGACTCAGAATCCACCCAAGATGATTTCGTCGCTAAACTGCAATGTTAGCGACGAGATTATGATATTTCGTCGCTAACCTCTCTGATACACAGACTCGTAActatttgcaacgaatttataCCAATTGTAGCAAAGATGTTAGCGACGAATATAGCTTATTTCGTCGCTAAACCCCCAATTTTAGCAACGATATTATTGGAATCGTCACAAAAGTTTTTGTGacgaaataattttatttagcgACGAATAGTTTAACGTCGCTAAAATATTAGCAATGAAATTATAAAATGTGTCGCTAATATGTGTTTACGACAAGCTTATAATGATGATCCTAGTGACGAAATTTTATCATCGCAAACAGTTGTTAGCGACGAAAACACATTTATTAGCAACAAAAAGTTTCGTTGCTAAATATTTATGTTCTTGTAGCGTATACTTAAATCTCACTTATATGCCAAAAGGGGAGGGTAAGAACCTAAGAtaagaaaattcttaaaaatcttaaAATCATAACCCAACAATGATTAAGAGGATGAACAAAatactaaattatttttttctcttaaacaTATTCATTATGTTTTTTTctacatatttttttaattttaactcatgttatcattatatcaaaaaggaagagattattGATGTAGTAACACCGATagtcaaactcagattttgatgaaatgACAAATGGCTTAAAGTTAATTGTTGTGTTTTTTAACATATTTAACATATGTGCAAAACTTAAATACTTGATGGGACCTAATACCAGGTTGAAGTTCagttaggtctggaggacctgataactGACACAGGAAGATCAAATAGGTTGATATCGGGCAGGAAGTCTAGTTGGATCCGCTAAATCTGATAACTACTGAAGTCAAATATAACATTAgccaataaataataataataatttaccgATCAAATCTAACATTGAGTAAAAAACTAAAAATACTGACCAAATCTAATTTTGGCCagtataaaattaattattatcagTTTAATCTAACATTGAGTAAAAAACTAAAAATACTGACCAAATCTAATTTTGGCCagtataaaattaattattatcagTTTAATCTAACTTTGATCGGTAATAAATTACATATTACCAGCTAAATACCTATCAAATCTAATTTTGAtggtaaaaaattaaatattaaattttataaattaaatattaaatttgttaaataaaaaaataaatattacggGCCAAATAggccaaatttaactttagtcagtaaataaataattataattaccgaccaaaatttatttgatcagtcattataattatttattagtTAAAATTCATTTTGGCTAGTagttataattattttctaaGCAAAGTTAAATTGGACGGAAAAAATGGTCTATAATCCCATCTTTTCTCGTAGTGAGATAAAAAGGTCAAAACAAACCACCTGGGGCTATGGCTTATTGGTAAGCATATTTGAAGCTCCTCATGCACTCAAGAGTTCAAAACTCAGGGAGCGTCGTCTCACCCATTTGAACCACTAGAATAGTTGGATCATTGTGTCGACTGTCACTTGtacttttgaatttattttaaaggTCAATGGAAAATTTTGATAGGATCTAACAGGTCACGACGGTTAAGTTAGATCATAAGACCTGGATACAtgtattgtaaaaaaaataaaaaaataaaaaaataaaaaaaaaaggtcatAACACTGCATGCATGGCCATGGTGCAACGATAAAACTCAAGTAGTTTATCAAAATCCGTGACTCGAATCTCAACTATAGTATACTGATATTTTCATCCAATGTGATAAAAAAATCAAGAAAGTTTGTGGGGTTTAGCCATCTACCTTCAGGACTAGTTGAACTGAAAACCCAGCTATATGGATTATAAAAAAAAGGTTGTaattgtaacgccccggcccgggcgggccccacccggaccaaaCCGGGAGCGCCACCAAaattgtccatcgggttgacgactagctccacagaccaccggaggtcctttcaacgtactttgtcctcactcgcatgcattctggaaaacttcccaggaggtcatccatcctcagatttctccaagccaagcacgtttaactttgaagttcttaagtttggacttccgaaaaggaaggtgcaccttgatgATATGAATAATACCATCTAActtttttaaatcatatttaatcagaatctcagaaccgaggTATTACATCAACACTATTCTTCCAAATATTTACACAACAAATATTAGATGTAGATAGAATTTAACTGATTAAATCAAAATTGGATAAACtgaattattttaaacaaatcgAATAGACTGAAATTtgtcaaaaaaaagaaaaattgaacaaattgaatcaattaaaaatcaattaatttaataaattactgaattaattgagtttttaaccTTCAATTGATGTTGCACATCAATCTTATTGTTATTGGATAGTTGAATAGAGAATCAGATTTTAAGGAATAGTTTTAAAACATGTATCTAGTAATATCAATCGATTGCTTACAATATAGTCAACTAATACTAATTCGATTTAATCAGTttaattgatttttgaatttcaaaaCTAACCAAATAAATCGAAATAATaaagtttttttataaaaaaataaatttttaaataaaccaaaccaaatttCAGATCAATTCaaatagttaatttaatttaacttatatTTTACTTTTAGGGATGGCAATGATCGGATTTAGATCAAATTTTATATCGTCTTTCTCTAtctctatttattatatttatccaCATCCTTATCGGATTTTTAATTTTCATCATCATCCTTATGTCCATCAAGGATACATATCAATTTACATACATATAACCATAGGATCTCGAATATCCTCTATACTAATATTTTTCTTCATTTCATCTAACTATCATCAtttaaaaaacatattaaaattaatatcctataaaaaaaaatagaacatctATAGTTtacttcatatatatatatatatatatattcaccaCTAAAGTAAGTTGGTGAAAATTTAAAatgtctttttaaattttaaaatatcattttatacatatatttttaaatcatgaagataTGCCCATCTTATCGAACTACTAATAGAATCGATATAGCCTTGCATTTTGTATATGATTGAATATGTAAAGGCCCAAGGAAATGAGGGGTGGTAAGAAATAGGACGCTTCTCCCAACTAGGTTCGAAACTCATAGAGTGTATGTATATAGGTCAAGAACGGATTTAGTTTAAGTAGGGGCAGCTCTTCAACATCAAAATATGTATTGTTCTAATGAACCCATGGTAAACATTTGGTCATATGCATTATTCTATAATACGAATTTAACGACGAAAAGGTGTTTGTGTCTTGAGGGATTTTGATAGAGTCATGCCCTTCACTGGAAGTTTCAATAGAACTAATATTACAATTAGTTACTAACACTAACAAAAAAAATTAGCTTATTTATAGAATTAATGTCGATGCTCATGCACTTAGATTGTCAGCTCTTAGTAGTCAATGATAGTCGGACAGAGGAGCGGGCATTTcgatgaaaatttttaaaatcagaGCGTAAAATAAAAGTTATGTCCTCTCATTTGGAGCTAGTGATCAGAGTTTAAAGGATTGATCGAATGAAAAGCCTCAAATCTCACTGAGTTGTAATAGTGTAGATCGATATATCATCAAGCTTTCTTATAACAATATAATACAGTTTAAGATTCGATTTAAAACTTTATGCTTGCTATGAactaaattctataaattattacaatttacgAATTCATTGAGCGCATGGATTACATCGCCGACGTGGATCCCTCCTCGGCCTTCTTCGTTCCCGACGTCTCACCGAGGTCAAGAACAACAGCGCCGGCTCGGACCGGCGGCGGCGGGTGGACGTCGGCGCGGCACGTGGGGCACGTGGAGTGCTTCTGCAGCCACGAGTCGACGCAGGGGGCGTGGAACACGTGCGTGCAGCCCGGCAGCGCCCGCACCATCTCCCCGTCCTGCAGCGCGCTCAGGCACACCACGCAGTCTGGTGCCGGCATCGGGAGGCCCCCGGCGGCGGCACCATCGATGACCCTGCGGTAGGGAAAGGAGGGGAGCGACGCGATGGCGGAGGAGTCGAGCCCGGTGGTCTTCGGCCTCCGGGGGCGAGCGCCGGCTACGGCGGGGGACGGGCGCCACCACTCGAGAAAGGGGCGAGAGTAGTGGATGACGAGGTAGAGGACGAGGAAGACTCCGAAGGAGATGCCGACGATCTGGATCGAGGTATCCAGATTGGAGGAATCGCTTGGTCCTCTGCTTCGCCGTGGAGATGCCGCCGTCTTGTCTTTGGACGTGCTGACTTTCAACGTTTTTCTTAAAGACAGACAATTGAGCTGGACGTTGACTCTTCTGCCTCAATTACATCgtaattaataaaagagaaaggtACGATAAAATAAAATGagcaatatttttaaaaaaattaatttaagaaaaaaaagagtaAATGACAATTTATACCTTTAATTTGATCACAAGACGAAACTAAAATAAACTAGTTCCGTATATTACACTTTGTCCCATAgcgtataataataaaaaaaaaaaaatcctttcatCATCTAATTACTTGATGATCggattataaattaatattataatttatcttcttttatataatttaaaaattaatagtgAAAGATAAATATAATTACTTTTTACTATACTAATATAAGAAaagttaacaaaattaaaatgctCATGTTTTCATTGCCATATAGCATTAAAGGAGtgagtttttttttccaaaacacCGAGAGGAATAAAtatctttaaattaattattgTATTTTCATCCACTGTTAATTAAAAAAACTCAAAAAcactttgattattttttttatttagaagttgcatcagttaattaaatttttataaaaaaataatgaatttttatttgttcaatttaatttgatggtctaatatcaattgattgactcatcactaataaaaaaaataattaattcagtAATCAttcgaattaattaattttatatttgttcgatttatttattttaataacaaAATTGATCAATTCCATTTATCTAAAAAAGTTGGTTTAATCGGTTTTGTTCTATTTGATTTAATTGTCTATTTCGTATGTCACTTTCCAATATTTTGACAACTATTTTGAGTGATGTTGAGTAGACTCATTTTCTATATAGTTCAAAAAAAATGAGAAGATATGatgaaataaattttatttattttattttaaggaaatatgacatttaataaatttcaaagtacagtgagtattttaaaaaataaaaaactttaggtacgtaaaataataaatttccaaaatttcaattcttcaactaatttcatcaataaatttttttcCTCTTTCAAAATTAAACAATTAGTCAATGTTTATCTTCCCATggagaaaataaaacaaaaaaacaaaaataacttTATTTGTCATCATCAATTTGGCCAATTAGGAAGCAATCAATATTCGTGAATTTCACTATCCCATAGCAACACAAGGATATAACCAATAAGTTCTTTGTAATTTAGTCTCATTTTTCCTCGATTACATAATTAATCCTATTATTAATTAGTGAGATAGTGATGTTTAATTAACCCACTCCCCTAAAAGTCTATTGAAATTAATGCGACTAGCTCCTAAGTTCCTAACCTATTATATGTATATTTCAATATAGGATGAAGAATGATGTGCATATTGTcctaattcaacatcaaaagtTACATATTACCAAAccatctaaaataattttttatttatttaaaactttAATAAAGTTAACATTATGTGATGCCTCATCAACTTTATTATGTCAGTTTAATTGGCTTGTTAGGATAGGTAAAGAGTTACCGGAGGAGTGAATAGCGTTGATCATTTTTTTGAATGAGAATACAATAAGAACAAGGAAGTAAATAGAATATCTTACTCTTGATCCCTTTTACTTGGAAATACCTCTTGTTGAATCGGAAATGCAAGCAACACTTCGCTCCAGAATCACCCAAAACTAGTGTGAACAACTATTGCTTCAAATCTTCACGAAATCCCTTTTTCTAAGGTAACTTAGACATCTCATAATCGATTGACTTGCCCCCAATCAATTTCCACGTCAGCTTGACCGTTCAAAACCTATAGAACGACTCTTTTTCactcattcaatcgattggtggGTCATACCAATCGATTCAGTAACTTCTAATCGATTGCCCCTATATATTCAAAAGCTCTCTGTTTTTAAGAGAAAATTGCCTAATCGATTTTTGAACTTTCTGTTCTCTCATGAAAAAGGTCTCAattgacaatcgattggggaaggcTAAGTCGATTGCCACAATCGATTAACCACCTTTCTATGTTCGCAAAACACCATCCAATCGATTTTCCCAATTTATTGGGTCATGCTGAATTGATTAACCTAATCGATTTAGCCTCTTTCTATGTGGTAAAAGTGATTCGCTCGCCCCTAGCACCCCCGCGAACcggtccctaggccaacacgaaggagataaatcatgggtgtctactagccattagtgcaggtgGTTAAGGCATGCGGGAAGACATGCTCGGGCACGTCAAGTTTTGACCCTaaaacctcatgtggcaacacctcatgcctcAACCATTGCATCGTCCTAGCGGATGATTTAACACCTTTCTGTGCTTTATGAAAAAGCATTACAATCAATTATCCTAATCAATTAGACCAAAGCTAATTGATTGAgtcaatcgattacccaacccTAAAACTCTAAACCCAAGTTGAGGGTTCCTTTGCCCCACCCTAAAGCATCCATGACTCGTTAGGGATTCCCATTACCTAGCATCCAGTTAACCTTAACTTATTAGGGctttctcaccaagtgtctgattaacttttgacccatttggactttccaTCTTGTGCCAACTCCCGTTGGATTTTTGACTATCAAATGTCTGGTCAATATTTTGACctaattttcctttttccttgcctAGCCCTGCTAAGACTTCTactgcctagttcccaactaagtCTTCACTGTCTAACCCCGCTAGTACTTCCATTGTCTAGTTCCCAACAAGATTttcactatctagcttcactcactagatcttcacTGTCTAACCCCGTTAGGACTCCCACTGTCTAGTTTCACTCAACTGGTCTTCAC is drawn from Zingiber officinale cultivar Zhangliang chromosome 1B, Zo_v1.1, whole genome shotgun sequence and contains these coding sequences:
- the LOC122043977 gene encoding RING-H2 finger protein ATL40-like, with translation MSKDEDSDQERRKLKSMGSSKGKTKIPLVNGTYSYHDKKRVNVQLNCLSLRKTLKVSTSKDKTAASPRRSRGPSDSSNLDTSIQIVGISFGVFLVLYLVIHYSRPFLEWWRPSPAVAGARPRRPKTTGLDSSAIASLPSFPYRRVIDGAAAGGLPMPAPDCVVCLSALQDGEMVRALPGCTHVFHAPCVDSWLQKHSTCPTCRADVHPPPPVRAGAVVLDLGETSGTKKAEEGSTSAM